CTCACCAAAATGCCTAAGGTGCTGGCCCCTTTAAATTCTGCCAGACCATAAGGTATTTTAGTTACCATGCCTCAGTTAAATGACCCGGGTaggttggcttttcttttttttcttttcttttcttttttttccccctgaaatacTGTATCTATGTTTCTAGAATCCCTAGCTTTTTACACAAGTAACTCCACACGTCCACACAGGTTTATACGCAGGTCCCCAAAATGCGGTCCCTGGAGCCCAGCATCGGCATGACCTTGTTGGAAATACTTTCAGCAACACTCAATCAGAAACTCCAGGGTGGCGCAGGAATGTTTTCACAACCCCTCCAGGTGACGCCGACGCGCGCTAATGTTTGCGAGACACTGACTTTGATCAAGGTAAAGTTAGccttaaaaacagacaaaaccaacaacaaaaactcacTACCGAAGGTCTCCCCAGTGCCCAGGTTCCACGTTCCACCGGTAGAGCCGCAGGTCGGCCGCTTCGCAGCCCTAGCGCACGCCGAGGCCCCTCGGGGCCTCGGGGAGAGGCAGTGCGCGCGGCGACGGTCCCGCGGGGCCCCGGTCCTCAGGGCCCCGGAGCGCGGCGGGCGGGACAGGGGGAGGAGCGGGGACGTGCTCCCGGGCCCCGAGCTAATGGCCTCCGGCAGCTCTCGGCGCAGAGCCGCGTCCCCGCCCCGGACTCGGCCCCAGCCCCCGGGCGCCGCCACTGCGGGAGCGCCGAGGCCAGCGCGCTGGCGGGAGAGCGGGACTGAAGCCCGGGAGCCCCGAagtttgggaaggaaggaaaagaaagcgaGGGAGGCGCTCGGCGCTCTCGGTCCGCTTGCCCGCAGGCGAGCTTCCCTAATTGCGCGCCTGCCCCCGGGGACTTCCCCGGCCTCCGCGACACCCGGGAGGAGACGGCTTTGCGACCCGCCAGAGGGCGGACCCGTCCAGACCTGGGGCAACTTGACGCGCCGGAGGAAGGCAGTTCGCGCCCGAGTCCACGAAAGCTGAGCGCCAGTTCACCCGAGGAGCTCCGGAGGCAGGACCGACGCGGGCCCCGCCGGGGTGGGCGGGAGGGAAAAGGGAGCCCCCAACTTCCAGAGAGCCGTCTCCACCTTCTGCCTCAGCCTTCGGGAAGCTCGCCCGCTCGCTCCGGCCCGCGCCGCCCAGCTTCCCGGTGTTCCCACGGCCTGCGCCTCCCCGCCCCGGGCCCTCCCCCCCCGCCGCTGGCAGGTTCAATCCCCAGAGCCGGCCCCACGCCGGCATCCTCCTCCCACTTCGCGCCGGGTCTCCGCCACTAAAACCCGGGGCTACGCAGTGGGACTGTCTTCTCAGCTCCAGCCAGGGGCAGGCTCTGCGCGCCCTTGCAACGACCCAAGGTGTTGAGTCTCCAGGGAGAAGCGATACGGACAGTCCCGGGGCCAGACAGCGTCATGGAGCCCCAGGGGGCGCTAAGTTTGGAGAAACAGGGACCTGCGCTCTTTGGAGAGCCCCCGCCAGCCGAGGGGCTGCCCACTCCGGGGGGCGACGGCGGCGGCGCGTCGGAAGCCCCGAGCCCCGACGCTGACCCCTTGTCCGCGGAGGAAGAGGCCGCCTCCCAGGGGCCGGAGGAGCTGCTGGAatgccgccgccgcctcccgcgTTCCTTTTCCCTGCCCGCGGACCCGATCTTGCAGGCGGCCAAGCTGCTGCGCCAGCGCCAGCAGCTTGGCCTGGGGCTCGGCCCGGAGGGCGGCGAGGGGGCCGAGGGCTTGCCGCACGGTCCCGGCAGCTGCTGCGCCAAGTGCAAGAAGCGAGTGCAGTTCGCGGACGCGCTGGGGCTAAGCCTGGCCAGCGTGAAGCACTTCAGCGAGGCGGAGGAGCCGCAGGTGCCGCCCGCCGTGCTCTCCCGCCTGCGCAGCTTCCCCATGCGCGCCCAAGACCTGGAGCAGCTCCCCGGCCTGCTGGCCGCGGCGGCCGCAACCGCGGCCCTCTCTGCGCCGCCTCCCCGGCTTCGGCCTCTTTTCGAGCTTCCCGGGCCCAGCGCCGCCGCCGAGAGACTGCGGCGGCAGCGCGTGTGCTTGGAGCGCGTGCAGTGCTCGGAGCCCTCGGGAGCGGAGGTGACGGGCTCCGGCCGGGTGCTGGGCTGCCCCGGGCCGAGAACCGTGGCGGTGCGCTACACCTTCACCGAGTGGCGCTCCTTCCTAGACGTGCCGGCCGAGCTGCAGCCCGAGCCGCCGGCGGAGCCACAGCCACCTGAGGCGCCGTCGGGGGGGCCCGGGGACGCCGAGGAGGAGCCAGGCGCCGAGCGTTTCCACTTCTCGCTGTGCCTGCCCCCCGGCCTGCAGCCCCAGGAGGGGGAAGACGCGGACGAACCGGGCGCCGCGGTCCACTTCGCTGTGTGCTACCGCTGTGCCCAGGGCGAGTACTGGGACAATAACTCGGGGGCCAACTACACGCTGCGCTATGTGCGCCCTTCCGACGCGCTCTGAGCCCAAGGCCGGGCTCCAGGCCGCGCGCCTCCCCAGAGCACCAGGGTGACCTGCGGGGGCGATTTGCTGAGCCCCGTACCtcggggaaggaaaggagggagccgTTCACGGCAAACTTTTCACCAGGACGGATCCGGCGAGTGAGCCTTGTGAGCACCGTAACTCCTCGCCCGTTGTCTCCTCGCTTAGGCCTTCCTCCGCTGCTTCTGGGATTCTCGCTCTGCGTCAGAATGGGAAGAAATTCTCAAGACTCTGAGCCATAGCTTCCTCCAAGAAAAAGTCTCCTGACCCTTGCGCCTAATTGTAAGACCTTGGGATTTGTTTAAAACTATAGACAAAAGTGTTTTCGCCGTTGCTGCTTGTTGGAGATGCCTGAGTCTCAGGGAAAGGACAGGCATCCTGCCACATCATGCCAGGAGAATGCACTGGACCCTGGGCGTGAAGGGGAGCCTTCGCACAGGGGCCTGTTTCTCCGAGAAAACCgggtggggcctgggctgggccGTCCTTTTCTCTTAACTGGGATCTGGGAGATGTTTGCACAGACTGGACATTACTTACTTGGGCCTATGTGTACGCATgtcctttaaaaaagtaaaggcaACTTGCACACTCTTTTACGCTGTACTTTATATTTCAGCTCCTGGGGAGTTTGGGAGGTCTTGACAGGTGATCTTCCTCAAATAGTTAACagtattttcaagtttctttcctCCAATCCTTGCTCTCTGATGTGGAAAGGCCCAGATTTCCTATTCTGGGcaaaaatgttctttgaaatgttttgtaGGAGGGTTCTGTCCCCTGCCAAAATGAGGTGGTTGGTCAATTGATACATTAGAGTAATCCTGTCGACCTGTGTAAGCTGCAGTCACCAGCCCTCAACCCCCTTGTATAGGCGGAGCACATAATAGCTGCTAGACTTCTCTGGGCCTTTAGCAGCCAGAGAAGCTGGACTTTCCAGTGGTTGGGTGattggagggtgtgtgtgtgtgcgtgtgtgtgtgtgtgtgtgtgtggaatggaCAGGTGTCTTTCTGTCTTTAGTCAGAGCCACAATGGGTAGTGATGACCTGATAGGAGATGAAGCATGCCCAGCAGGTACATGTTGTCAGAACCAGATGGGTGCTGTGCACACTGGCCTTCGTCACTCAGCTGCTGATGCTGTGGATGCCAAGATAAAGTGGCTATGTATGAGCAGGGCAGGTAAGTATCCTGGCTGGGGACCTGATTTTTAACCACACCTTGGTTACCCCTTgggaatttgtctttctttcgttttcattattttccagcaCATGATGAGTACAGTCAGTTCATTTTGTAATGGTAATCTTTAAGAAGGATGGTTTCTACCATTGCTGTATAGGAACCAGGGTAGGCATACCACAGCCCATGGGCCTAATTCAGTCTGAAGCCTGTTCTCGTAGGGCCTGAGAGCTGAGAATGCTTTTACATTTGTAAACAATTggaaaaactcaaaagaagaatACTGTTTTGTGACACATGAGCattatatgaaatttacattCAGTTTCCATAAATGaggttttactggaacacagccatgcacattcatttacatataatcTGTGACTGCTTTCCTGCTAAGTAAAGTTGAGTAGATACAACAAAGGCTATATggcaaaagataaaatatttactaagtggtCTTTTATCTGGGTCTAgaaaagtagtattttttaacAGTAGATGCTGAGAGTTACACTTAATAAAGTAGCTAAACTTTCAGTAAGGCTTGCCACTTGAAATGAACCTCTTGTGGGTAGAGGTAAAACTGTTCACATTATTTTCAGTAATCTTGGTTACAATAAACACTAAGACACCAAATGTACAATTATTACTGTGCAAGGGGGAGAATCTACTTGTCCTCTTTCatctaagaaataataataaatcagtaCGACTGAAATATAGCATCTATCTGAACTGACATCAAGTTACAGAAACTGCCAGATACTTCCATGCCTCAAAATGAGATGTCTTAAGCCatggaaatatttaatttaacCTCTGCTTTGGAGACATTCCTTTTGACTATAGCAGTGGTTGCCAAAGGTAATTGATCATGGGGAAAGTTTCAAATAATTATTAGCGGAAAGCCATCCGAAGTTCATTATAATTTATGCTTGGAGTAAAGcagactaaaaaatagtcatgtcTATGAAACAATGAATACTTAATTCACATACACTTATAAAAAGTTTTATAACCATAGAAATAAGCAATTTTAACAATtgcatttttacaattttttgcAATTTTAACAATTGCATCATTTTTCTGTtactaaatacaaaaattatcaaGCTTTTTCATGCAACGCCCCATACTGAGTTCTGTAtgccacttctttttaaaaaatgcattattacATAAGAACACttagataaatatattttgtatttttcttatgtgtttatgaatacattttagtTGAAACATATTGCTAGTGTTTATGGCCTATAGCACAGTTTGAAATGCCAATTCATATGATAATTATGCATTATTTTTGGGTTGTTTgggattatttaaaattaaacaaggaTGAAATTAGGAGCCCAATAACATGATCAAAATAGAGATCCCCTTGTCTGGTATTCTTCAAAAGGGTAACCCTTCAAATATGGAATAAAGTAAGAAATGGATTTTAAAGAGGTATGAAgagcaaattttttatttaaaaaaattattgactttCAAAAGTATATTTTGGAATTCAAGCAATGAATCTTAAAAGTACTTATTTCATAATATAATGAAAGTCAAACCTGGCTTTCAGGTGAGGAAATCTAGCTTTGCTGTCTCACAAATCCTGGAGAATAGTTTTTCTAAGGTTCAGAGTTTTGTAAAAGATTTGGAACAGCCCAGTCTTTCTGTACATGGTTATGGCCCGTCATACATTAAGTATTAAGCAGTCTTCTAAATGTCAATTTTATAAAGTGCCAACTTTTCATTATAGACTGATAACAAACATTTTGTAAAGAAACATAAGGAAGttaaataggttttgtttttgaagaggtCGTTTCAAAAGAAGGGGCGATACTGGCCAGACCAAGGAAGTGTTTGAGAGTATATTTCCAGAGTGGAATGAAAACTCACATGCTCATCCCCCAAAGCAAAATTCCAACAATTcacttgtggggtttttttcaggAATATTTACCTTGAGTAAGGGAGTGAGGGGGGAGGCTGTCATTCTAGTTGAAATGCTGAAATGTAATAGCTGAAGTATCTATTAGCTCTAATGATCAAAACTCAGTTCTGCTCAGCTCACTTAATGATGCTGAATTTTACCAGAGAGATTCCAGCATCTTCTTTATGGGCAAGTGGGTCCATGGATCACTGGGTCAGGAAATGTTGAATGAAGTGTGTGTCTTATCTGAGGTCTCAGAAGCAGTGGCTGGAAAATGTAGCAGTCTGTATGGAACAGAGTTTCCCCTTACAATCCCCAGGTTTATGAAGCAGGGTGATCAGGACGTTCCAAGACTTCCCTCAGGGAGACAAGGATCCTGCTTCAGTGAAGTGGATTAGGATCCTGGAAACCCAGCAAGCTCTGGGGGATGCTGACATGCCTCTCTTCATAGGCAGCAGGGCCACAGCTCCAGCAGCCTTCCTATAGCACGTGGGGGTGGAGCAGTTGTCATCCACCAACCTTAGCTGCAGGGCCAGGGGAACTTTGTCCGGTTGGGTGCTCAGTGGGCTTTCCACCTGACCATGCCCTCACCTGCTGTGCCTTTCCTCCCTGACCCGGGCTGAGGGCTTCCCTGGTGATGCTGTGGTTCGTGAGTCTGCTCACTCGCAGCAAAGCTGAGCCTTCTGCTCATTTCATTTTTGGAGTTGTAGTGTTGGACTATACATTGTTTCGCGAGTTCCCCATCTTGCTGCTATCTAGCACAGCAGGTGCGCATATTTGAGTATGCCAAGTTTTTTCATTTCCTGACTCAGTCGTGTTTCTTAAGAGCGTGTGGCTTGGAGCCACTTGGAGTATTGTGATTTGTGTCGCATGTGCTTTGTCAGGACTGCAAAGAACAGCCTTCGAGAGGAAATGGgatgctttccttttttgtggcATCATGGAACTGaatcaaatgtgtatttttgatttAGGCAGTGGAGCACAGGTTTGTGGGTTAAAGACAGCACTGTGACGTGTGGCAACTTAATAAGCAAATCCTGACAAACAGGGAGCTGTTTGCAGTCCAGCCTTTGTGCAGCCAATTCCCACAATGCCGGGGCAAGGATAGTCTTCCAGAGATCGGGAATGTGCTCGTGGTAGCCACACAAGGGCAAAGGGCTTGGACCAGGGTGGATCCTGACAGCCTGGGCTCAACCTGGTGACCCCTGCTTTCCTTCTCCAGAGCAGTCCTGGCCCATCCTGCAGATCAGCAGGTGAGTGCCGGAGGCCCGCTGGGAGGGGCTGACCCAGCTCTCTCTTCCCGACTCCGTAATAGACACATTCCACTAGGTGACCTGCTGTGTTTTCATGTTCCTCTCTGGACTCCCTGTAGAGGATTGGGGAGACTACCGGAAAGCAGCCCTAAATGGTCCTTTAATCCTCCAAGAGCTGGTTGTTGGagtgttaaatattttaactttagaCTCATTAGGATTTAAACTTTTTTGAATCTTTTGGGTAGGCTTTGTATTTGCGTTTTGTGGAGTCTagttctttgaccttggccgcctCTGAGGGGACAAATATTGGCAAGGAGAGAACAGAGTCACATTTCAGCTGAATATCGATTGTTGAGTTGGCGAAGATCAAGGGTTTACGTTTAAGATGCGCTGGTGAGATTTGCCAGTGAGTCTAATAGAAGAGTAAAAAGTCTATTTAAGTCATGAGTTCAGAACCAGTTCAACCGGGAAATGTACGTATCTACAAACATC
This is a stretch of genomic DNA from Panthera uncia isolate 11264 unplaced genomic scaffold, Puncia_PCG_1.0 HiC_scaffold_965, whole genome shotgun sequence. It encodes these proteins:
- the LOC125918543 gene encoding protein phosphatase 1 regulatory subunit 3G-like, which gives rise to MEPQGALSLEKQGPALFGEPPPAEGLPTPGGDGGGASEAPSPDADPLSAEEEAASQGPEELLECRRRLPRSFSLPADPILQAAKLLRQRQQLGLGLGPEGGEGAEGLPHGPGSCCAKCKKRVQFADALGLSLASVKHFSEAEEPQVPPAVLSRLRSFPMRAQDLEQLPGLLAAAAATAALSAPPPRLRPLFELPGPSAAAERLRRQRVCLERVQCSEPSGAEVTGSGRVLGCPGPRTVAVRYTFTEWRSFLDVPAELQPEPPAEPQPPEAPSGGPGDAEEEPGAERFHFSLCLPPGLQPQEGEDADEPGAAVHFAVCYRCAQGEYWDNNSGANYTLRYVRPSDAL